A stretch of the Uranotaenia lowii strain MFRU-FL chromosome 3, ASM2978415v1, whole genome shotgun sequence genome encodes the following:
- the LOC129758180 gene encoding uncharacterized protein LOC129758180 yields the protein MTGRGKGGKGLGKGGAKRHRKVLRDNIQGITKPAIRRLARRGGVKRISGLIYEETRGVLKVFLENVIRDAVTYTEHAKRKTVTAMDVVYALKRQGRTLGTALFAKTNSTTMARTKQTARKSTGGKAPRKQLATKAARKSAPATGGVKKPHRYRPGTVALREIRRYQKSTELLIRKLPFQRLVREIAQDFKTDLRFQSSAVMALQEASEAYLVGLFEDTNLCKSSTMTGRGKGGKGLGKGGAKRHRKVLRDNIQGITKPAIRRLARRGGVKRISGLIYEETRGVLKVFLENVIRDAVTYTEHAKRKTVTAMDVVYALKRQGRTLYGFGG from the exons ATGACTGGCCGCGGCAAGGGAGGAAAAGGTCTAGGAAAGGGTGGCGCCAAGCGTCATCGCAAGGTTTTGCGTGATAACATCCAGGGAATCACCAAGCCCGCTATCCGTCGTCTGGCTCGTCGTGGAGGAGTCAAGCGTATCTCCGGTTTGATCTACGAGGAAACTCGTGGTGTTCTGAAGGTGTTCCTGGAAAACGTGATCCGTGACGCTGTTACCTATACTGAACACGCCAAGCGGAAGACCGTCACTGCCATGGACGTCGTCTATGCCTTGAAACGCCAGGGACGCACTCT tggaaccgcattatttgctaaaacc AACTCGACAACCATGGCTCGTACCAAGCAAACCGCTCGTAAGTCCACCGGAGGAAAAGCTCCTCGCAAACAGCTGGCCACTAAGGCTGCTCGTAAGAGTGCTCCAGCCACCGGAGGAGTCAAGAAGCCTCATCGTTATCGGCCAGGAACCGTTGCTCTGCGTGAGATCCGTCGTTACCAGAAATCCACCGAGCTGCTGATCCGCAAGTTGCCCTTCCAGCGTCTGGTTCGTGAAATCGCTCAGGATTTCAAGACCGATCTGCGTTTCCAGAGCTCGGCCGTCATGGCTCTGCAGGAAGCTAGCGAGGCCTATCTGGTTGGACTGTTCGAGGACACCAATCTGTGT AAATCTTCAACAATGACTGGCCGCGGCAAAGGAGGAAAAGGTCTAGGAAAGGGTGGCGCCAAGCGTCATCGCAAGGTTTTGCGTGATAACATCCAGGGAATCACCAAGCCCGCTATCCGTCGTCTGGCTCGTCGTGGAGGAGTCAAGCGTATCTCCGGTTTGATCTACGAGGAAACTCGTGGTGTTCTGAAGGTGTTCCTGGAAAACGTGATCCGTGACGCTGTTACCTATACTGAACACGCCAAGCGGAAGACCGTCACTGCCATGGACGTCGTCTATGCCTTGAAACGCCAGGGACGCACTCTGTACGGTTTCGGAGGTTAA
- the LOC129758188 gene encoding histone H1B-like, whose protein sequence is MTETEVAAAAPAASPAKATKKPKAPKGDKKPKKPSTHPPVNDMVVAAIKTLKERKGSSLQAIKKYIAANYKCDVAKLSPFIKKALKSGVEKGKFTQPKGTGASGSFKIKAEDKKPAGEKKKKVAAKKPKKAAGEKKTVAKKPKAAGAKKPKAAAAKKPKAAAEKKAKAATAKTAKKAGTVKKAAAPKKAAAKPKAAAKKPKTPKKPVAKKTVAKKAAAKK, encoded by the coding sequence ATGACTGAAACCGAAGTTGCTGCCGCAGCTCCAGCTGCCTCTCCTGCCAAGGCCACCAAGAAACCGAAGGCTccgaagggagataaaaaaccCAAGAAGCCATCCACCCACCCGCCAGTCAACGACATGGTTGTTGCCGCCATCAAGACCCTGAAGGAACGCAAGGGATCGTCACTGCAGGCAATCAAGAAGTACATCGCTGCCAACTACAAGTGTGATGTGGCCAAGCTGTCGCCCTTCATCAAGAAGGCCCTGAAAAGCGGTGTCGAGAAGGGCAAATTTACCCAACCCAAGGGCACCGGTGCTTCCGGATCGTTCAAGATCAAGGCTGAGGATAAGAAGCCAGCTGgcgagaagaagaagaaggtcgCCGCCAAGAAGCCAAAGAAGGCCGCTGGGGAGAAGAAGACCGTGGCCAAGAAGCCAAAGGCCGCTGGTGCCAAGAAACCGAAAGCCGCAGCCGCTAAGAAGCCAAAGGCCGCCGCTGAGAAGAAGGCTAAGGCTGCCACGGCCAAGACCGCCAAGAAAGCCGGCACCGTGAAGAAGGCTGCTGCCCCCAAGAAGGCCGCTGCCAAGCCAAAGGCCGCTGCAAAGAAGCCAAAGACCCCCAAGAAGCCTGTTGCCAAGAAGACTGTGGCCAAGAAGGCTGCTGCCAAGAAGTAA
- the LOC129758182 gene encoding histone H1A-like: MTETEVAAAAPAASPAKATKKPKAPKGDKKPKKPSTHPPVNDMVVAAIKALKERKGSSLQAIKKYIAANYKCDVAKLSPFIKKALKSGVEKGKFTQPKGTGASGSFKIKAEDKKPAGEKKKKKVAAKKPKKAAGEKKTVAKKPRAAGAKKPKAAAAKKPKAAAEKKAKAATAKTAKKAGTVKKAAAPKKAAAKPKAAAKKPKTPKKPVAKKTVAKKAAAKK; the protein is encoded by the coding sequence atgacTGAAACCGAAGTTGCTGCCGCGGCCCCAGCTGCCTCTCCTGCCAAGGCCACCAAGAAGCCAAAGGCCCCGAAGGGAGATAAGAAGCCCAAGAAGCCATCCACCCACCCGCCAGTCAACGACATGGTGGTTGCCGCCATCAAGGCGCTGAAGGAACGCAAGGGATCGTCGCTGCAGGCCATCAAGAAGTACATCGCTGCCAACTACAAGTGTGATGTGGCCAAGCTGTCGCCCTTCATCAAGAAGGCCCTGAAGAGCGGTGTCGAGAAGGGCAAGTTCACCCAACCCAAGGGCACCGGTGCTTCCGGATCGTTCAAGATCAAGGCTGAGGATAAGAAGCCAGCTGgcgagaagaagaagaagaaggtcgCCGCCAAGAAGCCAAAGAAGGCCGCTGGTGAGAAGAAGACCGTGGCCAAGAAGCCAAGGGCCGCTGGTGCCAAGAAaccgaaagccgctgccgcTAAGAAGCCAAAGGCCGCCGCTGAAAAGAAGGCCAAGGCTGCCACGGCCAAGACTGCCAAGAAAGCCGGCACCGTGAAGAAGGCTGCTGCCCCCAAGAAGGCCGCCGCCAAGCCAAAAGCCGCTGCCAAGAAGCCAAAGACCCCCAAGAAGCCTGTTGCCAAGAAGACTGTGGCCAAGAAGGCAGCCGCCAAGAAGTAA
- the LOC129758200 gene encoding histone H2A — protein MSGRGKGGKVKGKAKSRSSRAGLQFPVGRIHRLLRKGNYAERVGAGAPVYLAAVMEYLAAEVLELAGNAARDNKKTRIIPRHLQLAIRNDEELNKLLSGVTIAQGGVLPNIQAVLLPKKTEKKA, from the coding sequence ATGTCTGGCCGCGGCAAAGGAGGAAAAGTCAAGGGAAAGGCAAAGTCCCGATCATCTCGTGCCGGACTTCAGTTCCCAGTTGGTCGTATCCATCGTCTGCTCCGCAAGGGAAACTACGCAGAACGTGTCGGAGCTGGAGCTCCCGTCTATCTGGCCGCTGTCATGGAATATCTGGCAGCTGAAGTGCTGGAATTGGCAGGAAACGCCGCTCGTGACAACAAGAAGACCCGTATCATCCCGCGTCATCTTCAGCTGGCCATCCGCAATGACGAGGAGTTGAACAAACTGCTCTCGGGCGTCACCATCGCTCAGGGAGGTGTTTTGCCCAACATCCAAGCCGTTCTGCTGCCCAAGAAGACCGAAAAGAAGGCTTAA
- the LOC129758203 gene encoding histone H2A produces MSGRGKGGKVKGKAKSRSSRAGLQFPVGRIHRLLRKGNYAERVGAGAPVYLAAVMEYLAAEVLELAGNAARDNKKTRIIPRHLQLAIRNDEELNKLLSGVTIAQGGVLPNIQAVLLPKKTEKKA; encoded by the coding sequence ATGTCTGGCCGCGGCAAAGGAGGAAAAGTCAAGGGAAAGGCAAAGTCCCGATCATCTCGTGCCGGACTTCAGTTCCCAGTTGGTCGTATCCATCGTCTGCTTCGCAAGGGCAACTACGCAGAACGTGTCGGAGCTGGAGCTCCCGTCTATCTGGCCGCTGTCATGGAATATCTGGCAGCTGAAGTGCTGGAATTGGCAGGAAACGCCGCTCGTGACAACAAGAAGACCCGTATCATCCCGCGTCATCTTCAGCTGGCCATCCGCAATGACGAGGAGTTGAACAAACTGCTCTCGGGCGTCACCATCGCTCAGGGAGGTGTTTTGCCCAACATCCAAGCCGTTCTGCTGCCCAAGAAGACCGAAAAGAAGGCTTAA